A genomic segment from Gemmatimonadota bacterium encodes:
- a CDS encoding aminotransferase class III-fold pyridoxal phosphate-dependent enzyme: MNTELLTAPESLRRLVLDLRQMETFIEAPLVIRKADGVWYEDVNGRRILDGISGIFTVNAGHNNRRIIEAVKAQLDTMAFAPPLHATSPPAIELVLRRHFRQPPD, encoded by the coding sequence ATGAATACCGAACTGCTCACAGCGCCCGAATCGTTGCGGCGGCTCGTCCTCGACCTGCGCCAGATGGAGACTTTCATCGAGGCCCCCCTCGTCATCCGAAAAGCGGACGGGGTCTGGTACGAAGACGTAAACGGTCGCCGGATCCTCGACGGCATATCGGGCATCTTCACCGTGAACGCGGGCCACAACAACCGGCGGATCATCGAGGCGGTCAAGGCGCAGCTGGACACCATGGCCTTCGCGCCGCCGCTTCACGCCACCAGTCCCCCGGCCATCGAACTGGTCCTCCGGCGTCACTTCCGACAGCCGCCGGACC
- a CDS encoding cold shock domain-containing protein, protein MPQGTISRLNQTRGYGFINTPENEDLFFHRSNIKNAQFSLLQVGERVTYTVQFTSRGPRADQVQVQNQSTKLQVNLAVKDLRVSAAFYTETFDFKERTSNPGYILLQRNALVLGLKTDELLWYPDPGEQPVEALARGVGVELVLETSDIDQFHARMQQAGATIHEPLKEQPWGARDFRMLDPDGYYWRITSPRDQDPVHPAHPEEEPVEGEPA, encoded by the coding sequence ATGCCTCAGGGGACGATTTCCAGGTTGAACCAGACCAGGGGTTACGGGTTCATCAACACGCCGGAGAACGAGGACCTGTTCTTCCATCGATCCAACATCAAGAATGCACAGTTTTCGTTGCTGCAGGTCGGCGAGCGCGTGACCTATACCGTCCAGTTCACTTCCCGCGGCCCCCGGGCCGACCAGGTCCAGGTCCAGAATCAATCCACGAAACTCCAGGTAAACCTGGCTGTGAAGGACCTGCGGGTGTCCGCCGCTTTCTACACGGAAACCTTCGATTTCAAGGAGCGCACAAGCAATCCCGGTTATATCCTGCTCCAGCGGAACGCCCTGGTCCTGGGACTGAAGACCGACGAACTGCTCTGGTATCCGGATCCCGGGGAACAACCCGTCGAGGCGCTCGCTCGGGGCGTGGGTGTCGAACTGGTCCTGGAAACCTCGGATATCGATCAGTTCCATGCACGGATGCAACAGGCCGGTGCGACCATACACGAACCGCTGAAAGAACAGCCCTGGGGCGCCAGGGACTTCCGCATGCTGGATCCGGACGGCTACTACTGGCGGATCACGTCCCCCCGCGACCAGGACCCCGTCCACCCCGCTCACCCCGAAGAAGAGCCCGTGGAAGGAGAACCCGCGTGA